The Nocardioides humi genome includes a region encoding these proteins:
- a CDS encoding amino acid permease, giving the protein MSLFRTKSVEQSIADTDEPDHRLRKELSALDLTVFGVGVIIGAGIFVLTGTVAASNAGPALAVSFVIAAVACGLAALCYAELASTVPVAGSAYTFSFATLGELIAWIIGWDLVLEFTVGSAALSTGFSAYLQEVLELVDITLPEQISSAATGVVDLPAMLVALLVTWLLTRGTKFSSRFNQVVVAIKLVVVVAVIVVGIAHIDPSNWKPFIPDAQPAPESGGGFADVPLITSLLGLEPAVFGVAGVISGAAIVFFAFIGFDIVATTAEEARNPQKDVPIGILGSLAIVTVLYAAVSLVVTGLQSYRDIDPDSAAPLADAFDAAGVGWMPELISVGACIGLVVVAMILMLGQSRVGFAMARDGLLPRSLAKVHPTYGTPYRITIVTGVAVAALAGFVDLGTLAHLVNIGTLFAFLLVSIGVVVLRRTRPDLPRGFRTPVAPLVAAVSTVMCLYLMLNLTGDTWIRFLAWMAIGFVVYFAYGRRHSRLHQADRAAASAPPPRTE; this is encoded by the coding sequence ATGAGTCTCTTCCGCACCAAGTCCGTCGAGCAGTCGATCGCCGACACCGACGAGCCCGATCATCGCCTCCGCAAGGAGCTCTCCGCCCTGGACCTGACGGTCTTCGGGGTCGGCGTGATCATCGGCGCCGGCATCTTCGTCCTCACCGGGACGGTCGCCGCCAGCAACGCCGGGCCCGCGCTCGCGGTGAGCTTCGTGATCGCCGCGGTCGCCTGCGGGCTGGCCGCCCTCTGCTACGCAGAGCTCGCCTCGACCGTGCCGGTCGCGGGCAGTGCCTACACGTTCAGCTTCGCCACCCTGGGGGAGCTGATCGCCTGGATCATCGGCTGGGACCTCGTGCTCGAGTTCACCGTCGGCTCCGCCGCCCTCTCCACCGGGTTCTCCGCCTACCTGCAGGAGGTCCTCGAGCTCGTCGACATCACGCTGCCCGAGCAGATCAGCTCGGCGGCGACCGGCGTCGTCGACCTGCCCGCGATGCTGGTCGCGCTCCTCGTGACCTGGCTGCTGACCCGCGGCACCAAGTTCTCCAGCCGCTTCAACCAGGTCGTCGTGGCGATCAAGCTCGTCGTGGTCGTCGCCGTGATCGTGGTCGGCATCGCCCACATCGACCCGAGCAACTGGAAGCCCTTCATCCCCGACGCGCAGCCGGCGCCGGAGTCGGGCGGCGGCTTCGCCGACGTCCCGCTGATCACCAGCCTGCTCGGCCTCGAGCCCGCGGTCTTCGGCGTCGCCGGGGTGATCTCGGGCGCGGCGATCGTGTTCTTCGCCTTCATCGGCTTCGACATCGTCGCCACCACCGCCGAGGAGGCGAGGAACCCGCAGAAGGACGTCCCGATCGGCATCCTCGGCTCGCTGGCGATCGTGACCGTGCTCTACGCCGCGGTGAGCCTGGTCGTCACCGGGCTGCAGAGCTACCGCGACATCGACCCGGACAGTGCGGCCCCGCTCGCCGACGCCTTCGACGCCGCCGGGGTCGGCTGGATGCCGGAGCTGATCTCCGTGGGCGCCTGCATCGGCCTGGTCGTGGTGGCGATGATCCTGATGCTCGGGCAGTCGCGGGTCGGCTTCGCGATGGCCCGCGACGGCCTGCTGCCCCGCTCCCTCGCCAAGGTGCACCCGACCTACGGGACGCCGTACCGGATCACCATCGTCACCGGCGTCGCGGTCGCCGCGCTCGCCGGCTTCGTCGACCTCGGCACCCTGGCCCACCTCGTCAACATCGGCACCCTGTTCGCGTTCCTGCTGGTCAGCATCGGCGTGGTCGTGCTGCGGCGCACCCGGCCCGACCTGCCGCGCGGCTTCCGTACGCCCGTCGCCCCGCTCGTCGCCGCCGTGTCGACGGTGATGTGCCTGTACCTGATGCTCAACCTCACCGGCGACACCTGGATCCGGTTCCTGGCCTGGATGGCGATCGGGTTCGTCGTCTACTTCGCCTACGGCCGGCGGCACAGCCGGCTCCACCAGGCCGACCGCGCCGCCGCCTCAGCGCCGCCGCCGAGGACCGAATAG
- the dxs gene encoding 1-deoxy-D-xylulose-5-phosphate synthase translates to MPVLDQITAPRDLRALSEEELTQLAAEIRDLLIRTVATNSGHLGPNLGVVELTLAIHRVFDSPRDKIVFDTGHQSYVHKLVTGRAADFATLRREGGLSGYPSQAESEHDLVENSHASTALSYADGLAKAFRIRGEDRHTVAVIGDGALTGGMAWEALNNIAIQHDSRLVIVVNDNGRSYTPTIGGLATALTSLRTNPRYEHVLDVVKRRLTAVPGVGPAAYDALHAMKKGLKDALAPQGLFEDLGLKYVGPVDGHDRAAMEQALAQAKRFGGPVIVHAITRKGFGYDPAERHEADQFHAPGPFDVQTGAEKPKGPIWTDHFAEHVVRIGERRPDVVAITAAMMHPVGLDAFQARFPERTFDVGIAEQHAATSAAGLAMGGLHPVFAVYATFLNRAFDQVLMDVALHRCGVTFVLDRSGVTGDDGASHNGMWDMSLLQVVPGLRLAAPRDVTRMRELLDEAVEVADAPTVVRFPKGPPPEDIPAIGRAGGCDVLVRDGARDVLVVAVGSMATVAVDVAQRLVAQGVGVTVVDPRWVKPVDPALVELARTHRRVVSIEDNGVVGGVGAVLLQTLAAEGVRTPVRLHGIPQEFLDHAKRPAILERIGLTPSAIALDVLHDITAEPVPEGRALLDVDASP, encoded by the coding sequence ATGCCTGTCCTCGACCAGATCACCGCACCGCGCGACCTGCGGGCCCTGTCCGAGGAGGAGCTGACCCAGCTGGCGGCCGAGATCCGCGACCTGCTGATCCGCACCGTCGCGACCAACTCCGGCCACCTGGGGCCCAACCTCGGCGTCGTCGAGCTCACCCTCGCGATCCACCGGGTGTTCGACTCGCCGCGCGACAAGATCGTCTTCGACACCGGCCACCAGTCCTATGTCCACAAGCTCGTCACCGGCCGTGCCGCCGACTTCGCCACGCTGCGGCGCGAGGGCGGGCTCAGCGGCTACCCGAGCCAGGCCGAGTCCGAGCACGACCTGGTCGAGAACTCCCACGCGTCCACCGCGCTGAGCTACGCCGACGGCCTGGCCAAGGCGTTCCGGATCCGCGGCGAGGACCGCCACACCGTGGCCGTGATCGGCGACGGCGCGCTCACCGGCGGGATGGCCTGGGAGGCGCTCAACAACATCGCCATCCAGCACGACTCCCGGCTCGTGATCGTGGTCAACGACAACGGCCGCTCCTACACCCCGACCATCGGCGGCCTCGCGACCGCGCTGACCAGCCTGCGCACCAACCCGCGCTACGAGCACGTCCTCGACGTCGTCAAGCGCCGCCTCACCGCGGTGCCGGGCGTCGGCCCGGCGGCGTACGACGCCCTGCACGCCATGAAGAAGGGCCTCAAGGACGCGCTCGCCCCGCAGGGCCTGTTCGAGGACCTCGGCCTCAAGTACGTCGGCCCGGTCGACGGCCACGACCGCGCCGCCATGGAGCAGGCGCTCGCGCAGGCCAAGCGGTTCGGCGGGCCGGTCATCGTGCACGCGATCACCCGCAAGGGCTTCGGCTACGACCCCGCCGAGCGGCACGAGGCCGACCAGTTCCACGCGCCCGGGCCGTTCGACGTCCAGACCGGCGCGGAGAAGCCCAAGGGCCCGATCTGGACCGACCACTTCGCCGAGCACGTCGTGCGGATCGGCGAGCGCCGTCCCGACGTCGTCGCGATCACCGCCGCGATGATGCACCCGGTCGGCCTCGACGCGTTCCAGGCCCGGTTCCCCGAGCGCACCTTCGACGTCGGCATCGCCGAGCAGCACGCCGCGACCTCCGCCGCGGGCCTCGCGATGGGCGGGCTGCACCCGGTCTTCGCGGTCTACGCCACCTTCCTCAACCGCGCCTTCGACCAGGTCCTGATGGACGTCGCGCTGCACCGCTGCGGCGTCACCTTCGTCCTCGACCGCTCCGGCGTCACCGGCGACGACGGCGCCAGCCACAACGGCATGTGGGACATGTCGCTGCTCCAGGTCGTGCCCGGCCTGCGGCTGGCCGCGCCGCGCGACGTGACCCGGATGCGCGAGCTCCTCGACGAGGCGGTCGAGGTCGCCGACGCGCCCACCGTCGTCCGCTTCCCGAAGGGCCCGCCGCCCGAGGACATCCCGGCGATCGGCCGGGCCGGCGGCTGCGACGTGCTGGTCCGCGACGGCGCCCGCGACGTCCTGGTCGTCGCCGTCGGCTCGATGGCGACGGTCGCCGTCGACGTCGCCCAGCGCCTGGTCGCCCAGGGCGTCGGCGTCACCGTCGTCGACCCGCGCTGGGTCAAGCCGGTCGACCCCGCGCTCGTCGAGCTCGCCCGCACCCACCGCCGCGTCGTCTCCATCGAGGACAACGGCGTCGTCGGCGGCGTCGGAGCGGTGCTGCTCCAGACCCTGGCCGCGGAGGGCGTCCGCACGCCCGTGCGGCTCCACGGCATCCCGCAGGAGTTCCTCGACCACGCCAAGCGGCCCGCGATCCTCGAGCGGATCGGCCTGACGCCGTCCGCGATCGCCCTCGACGTGCTGCACGACATCACCGCGGAGCCCGTCCCGGAAGGACGGGCGCTGCTCGATGTGGACGCCTCGCCCTAG
- a CDS encoding SMP-30/gluconolactonase/LRE family protein, translated as MTFTVIPVPGHGAEDVVVATSGPDAGSVFTGTDDGAIFRVAPDGERIDRVAHTGGRPLGLEWAPDGRLLVCDARRGLLWVDPASGAVESITAEVDGRRMVFCNNAALAEDGTIWWSDSSTQFGIERWKDDFVRNTRTGRLLRRDPDGTVAVVLDGLAFANGVALSAAGDFVAVAETGARTVVRHWISGPSKGMRDRLCSDLPGYPDNIARGSDGLIWITIASPTDPLVERLQRGPMALRKLATRLPDALQPQPKQTVRVVAYDDRGKLVHDLDISPAGHGASYHMVTGVREHDGRVWLGSLHEPAIAFTDL; from the coding sequence ATGACCTTCACGGTGATCCCCGTCCCCGGCCACGGCGCGGAGGACGTCGTCGTGGCGACGTCCGGTCCCGACGCCGGCTCCGTCTTCACCGGCACCGACGACGGCGCGATCTTCCGGGTCGCTCCCGACGGCGAGCGGATCGACCGGGTGGCCCACACCGGCGGCCGGCCGCTCGGCCTGGAGTGGGCGCCGGACGGGCGGCTGCTGGTGTGCGACGCCCGGCGCGGCCTGCTCTGGGTGGACCCGGCGAGCGGTGCGGTCGAGTCGATCACGGCCGAGGTCGACGGGCGGCGGATGGTGTTCTGCAACAACGCCGCGCTCGCCGAGGACGGCACGATCTGGTGGTCGGACTCCTCGACGCAGTTCGGGATCGAGCGCTGGAAGGACGACTTCGTCCGCAACACCCGCACCGGCCGGCTGCTGCGCCGCGACCCCGACGGCACCGTCGCCGTGGTGCTCGACGGCCTGGCCTTCGCCAACGGCGTCGCGCTGTCGGCCGCCGGCGACTTCGTGGCGGTCGCGGAGACGGGTGCGCGGACCGTCGTGCGCCACTGGATCAGCGGGCCGAGCAAGGGCATGCGCGACCGGCTCTGCAGCGACCTGCCGGGCTACCCCGACAACATCGCCCGCGGCTCGGACGGGCTGATCTGGATCACGATCGCCAGCCCGACCGACCCGCTGGTCGAGCGCCTGCAGCGCGGGCCGATGGCGCTGCGCAAGCTGGCCACCCGGCTGCCGGACGCGCTCCAGCCGCAGCCGAAGCAGACCGTCCGCGTGGTCGCGTACGACGACCGCGGCAAGCTGGTCCACGACCTCGACATCAGCCCGGCCGGACACGGCGCGTCGTACCACATGGTGACCGGTGTACGGGAGCACGACGGCCGGGTCTGGCTGGGCAGCCTGCACGAGCCCGCGATCGCGTTCACCGACCTGTGA
- a CDS encoding Hsp20/alpha crystallin family protein: MSVMPREHRALLGLEGPWSGGLQDVALSDRLRDLFAGSGLLDWAFDGGTRLIRIEEFTDGDTSVIRAELPGIDPDKDVEITVDDGVLRIRASREERAEEDRADGYRSEFHYGTLVRSFRLPEDVSADDVHATYQDGILEVRVPTPPPPASAAPQKIAVDRG, translated from the coding sequence ATGAGTGTGATGCCACGGGAGCACCGCGCGCTGCTGGGCCTGGAGGGTCCGTGGAGCGGTGGGCTGCAGGACGTCGCGCTGAGCGATCGGCTGCGGGACCTGTTCGCCGGCAGCGGACTGCTGGACTGGGCGTTCGACGGAGGCACCCGGCTGATCCGGATCGAGGAGTTCACGGACGGCGACACGAGCGTCATCCGCGCCGAGCTCCCCGGGATCGACCCGGACAAGGACGTCGAGATCACGGTCGACGACGGGGTGCTCCGGATCCGCGCCTCGCGCGAGGAGCGCGCCGAGGAGGACCGGGCCGACGGGTACCGCAGCGAGTTCCACTACGGCACCCTCGTGCGGAGCTTCCGGCTGCCGGAGGACGTGTCCGCCGACGACGTCCACGCGACGTACCAGGACGGCATCCTCGAGGTGCGCGTGCCCACCCCGCCTCCGCCCGCGTCGGCGGCACCGCAGAAGATCGCCGTCGACCGCGGTTGA
- a CDS encoding aminotransferase class V-fold PLP-dependent enzyme, with the protein MTTPSRATTPPAVVPALLPTVGGDLQVPLVTGGTVRYANLDIAASAPALHSVAERVAAFLPYYSSVHRGAGHGSAVSTAAYETARQTVAGFVGARPDDVVQFARHTTDAFNLLASAVPGEVVTLDVEHHANLLPWRRGATRTVIAAASVAATLEAVAAELARTPAALLAVTGASNVTGEILPLADLVAIAHRHGARIAVDGAQLVPHHRVHLAALDIDYLAFSGHKLYAPYGTGVLVGRRDWLEAAPPYLAGGGAVRAVSLDDVTWAGAPTRHEAGTPNVVGAVALAAACEALAALPDAAQFRHETDLRDRLHEGLTALPGVRILRLWGRGEAELLGLATFTVDGIPAGLVSQYLSAEHGIGVRDGRFCAHPLLARLNGGATAVRASIGVGTTSDDVDRLLRALAELLRNGPSWSYGADSRPHPDPRPLPHWVGAPDRVS; encoded by the coding sequence GTGACCACCCCCTCCCGCGCCACCACGCCACCGGCCGTCGTACCGGCCCTGCTGCCGACCGTCGGCGGCGACCTCCAGGTGCCCCTCGTCACCGGCGGCACGGTCCGCTACGCCAACCTCGACATCGCCGCCAGCGCGCCGGCGCTGCACAGCGTCGCCGAGCGCGTGGCCGCCTTCCTCCCGTACTACTCCAGCGTGCACCGCGGCGCCGGCCACGGCTCGGCCGTCAGCACCGCGGCGTACGAGACCGCCCGGCAGACCGTGGCGGGCTTCGTCGGCGCCCGGCCCGACGACGTCGTGCAGTTCGCCCGGCACACCACCGACGCCTTCAACCTGCTCGCGAGCGCGGTGCCCGGCGAGGTCGTCACCCTCGACGTCGAGCACCACGCGAACCTGCTCCCGTGGCGCCGCGGCGCCACCCGCACCGTGATCGCCGCCGCCTCGGTCGCCGCGACCCTGGAGGCGGTGGCCGCCGAGCTGGCCCGCACCCCGGCCGCCCTGCTGGCGGTCACCGGCGCCTCCAATGTCACCGGCGAGATCCTTCCGCTGGCCGACCTCGTCGCGATCGCGCACCGCCACGGCGCGCGGATCGCCGTCGACGGCGCCCAGCTGGTGCCCCACCACCGGGTCCACCTGGCCGCGCTCGACATCGACTACCTCGCGTTCTCCGGCCACAAGCTCTACGCGCCCTACGGCACCGGGGTCCTCGTCGGTCGGCGGGACTGGCTCGAGGCCGCGCCGCCGTACCTCGCCGGCGGCGGCGCCGTGCGCGCCGTCTCCCTCGACGACGTGACCTGGGCGGGCGCGCCCACCCGGCACGAGGCCGGCACGCCCAATGTCGTCGGCGCGGTCGCGCTCGCCGCGGCGTGCGAGGCGCTGGCGGCCCTCCCGGACGCCGCGCAGTTCCGGCACGAGACCGACCTGCGCGACCGCCTCCACGAGGGCCTGACCGCCCTGCCCGGCGTCCGGATCCTGCGGCTGTGGGGCCGCGGCGAGGCGGAGCTCCTGGGCCTGGCCACCTTCACCGTCGACGGGATCCCCGCCGGGCTGGTCTCCCAGTACCTCTCGGCCGAGCACGGCATCGGCGTGCGCGACGGGCGGTTCTGCGCCCACCCGCTGCTGGCGCGCCTCAACGGCGGCGCGACGGCGGTGCGCGCGAGCATCGGCGTCGGCACGACCAGCGACGACGTCGACCGGCTGCTGCGGGCGCTCGCGGAGCTGCTCCGCAACGGACCGTCCTGGAGCTACGGCGCGGACAGCCGGCCGCACCCGGACCCGCGCCCGCTGCCGCACTGGGTGGGCGCCCCGGACCGGGTCTCGTAG
- a CDS encoding acyl-CoA thioesterase II, translated as MTERAMGEATQKLISLLDLEQLDTDLFRGQQPETIRQRVYGGQVAAQALIAASRTVDEGLHVHSLHSYFLLPGDYTVPIIYDVERIRDGRSFATRRVLARQHGRPIYYQSLNFQRAEEGLEHQDVMPEVKPPEEGLDLISLMAERGTDDGIGREWAALDVRWLGSSAYGLDPDPARPSQALVWIRVDGRLSDDPLEHLATFTYASDVSLLGATLSAHPEHGPDRVQMASLDHTIWFHRPFRADEWWLYDQWSPSASGGRGLALGRVFTQDGTLVATVAQEGLIRPRR; from the coding sequence GTGACCGAGCGGGCGATGGGGGAGGCGACCCAGAAGCTGATCTCGCTGCTCGACCTCGAGCAGCTCGACACCGACCTGTTCCGCGGCCAGCAGCCGGAGACGATCCGCCAGCGCGTGTACGGCGGCCAGGTGGCCGCGCAGGCGCTGATCGCCGCGTCCCGGACGGTCGACGAGGGCCTCCATGTGCACTCGCTGCACTCGTACTTCCTGCTGCCGGGCGACTACACGGTCCCGATCATCTACGACGTCGAGCGGATCCGGGACGGCCGGTCCTTCGCCACCCGCCGCGTCCTCGCGCGCCAGCACGGCCGCCCGATCTACTACCAGTCGCTCAACTTCCAGCGGGCCGAGGAGGGCCTCGAGCACCAGGACGTCATGCCGGAGGTGAAGCCGCCGGAGGAGGGGCTCGACCTGATCAGCCTGATGGCCGAGCGCGGCACCGACGACGGCATCGGCAGGGAGTGGGCCGCCCTCGACGTGCGCTGGCTCGGCAGCTCGGCGTACGGCCTGGACCCGGACCCCGCCCGGCCCTCGCAGGCGCTGGTCTGGATCCGCGTCGACGGCCGCCTCAGCGACGACCCGCTGGAGCACCTCGCCACGTTCACCTACGCCAGCGACGTGTCGCTGCTCGGCGCCACCCTCTCCGCCCACCCCGAGCACGGGCCGGACAGGGTGCAGATGGCCTCGCTCGACCACACCATCTGGTTCCACCGGCCGTTCCGGGCCGACGAGTGGTGGCTCTACGACCAGTGGTCGCCCTCGGCCAGCGGCGGGCGGGGCCTCGCCCTAGGGCGGGTCTTCACCCAGGACGGGACCCTCGTCGCCACGGTCGCCCAGGAGGGCCTGATCCGGCCGCGACGGTAG
- a CDS encoding proteasome assembly chaperone family protein: MTSSSRLVHIVDEVPELEGVADLALVVALEGFLDAGNAGALACRHLARAGAFSPEGGGVVVATFDVDQLHDYRARRPPLTFARDHYEGYEAPRLVVRMLRDAGGTPYLLLHGPEPDIRWEAFCRGVREVVERFDVALVVSMGSVPMAVPHTRPIAITHHANSPELLTGTSPWRGELRVPSSAQALLEVRLGDWGHGAQGFVAHVPHYLAQLDYPRASVSLLEQVELAARLTIDLDDLRTAADEREEEIGRYLAANDEVQDVVTALEQQYDTFARAEEEGSSLLAEDEPLPTGEEIGRQFEQFLAGLEGPDETGGAP; the protein is encoded by the coding sequence GTGACCTCATCGTCCCGGCTCGTCCACATCGTCGACGAGGTGCCCGAGCTCGAGGGCGTGGCGGACCTCGCCCTCGTGGTCGCTCTCGAGGGCTTCCTCGACGCCGGCAACGCCGGTGCGCTCGCGTGCCGTCATCTCGCCCGCGCCGGTGCCTTCTCGCCCGAGGGCGGGGGAGTCGTGGTCGCGACCTTCGACGTCGACCAGCTCCACGACTACCGCGCCCGCCGGCCGCCGCTGACCTTCGCCCGCGACCACTACGAGGGGTACGAGGCCCCGCGGCTGGTGGTCCGGATGCTGCGCGACGCCGGCGGGACGCCGTACCTCCTGCTGCACGGCCCGGAGCCCGACATCCGCTGGGAGGCGTTCTGCCGCGGCGTGCGCGAGGTCGTCGAGCGCTTCGACGTCGCGCTGGTCGTGTCGATGGGATCGGTGCCGATGGCGGTCCCGCACACGCGGCCGATCGCGATCACCCACCACGCCAACAGCCCCGAGCTGCTCACCGGCACCAGCCCCTGGCGCGGCGAGCTGCGAGTGCCGAGCAGCGCGCAGGCGCTGCTGGAGGTGCGGCTCGGCGACTGGGGGCACGGCGCGCAGGGCTTCGTGGCCCACGTGCCCCACTATCTCGCCCAGCTCGACTACCCGCGCGCCTCGGTGTCGCTGCTCGAGCAGGTCGAGCTGGCCGCGCGGCTCACCATCGACCTCGACGACCTGCGCACCGCGGCCGACGAGCGCGAGGAGGAGATCGGCCGCTATCTCGCCGCCAACGACGAGGTGCAGGACGTCGTGACCGCGCTGGAGCAGCAGTACGACACCTTCGCGCGGGCCGAGGAGGAGGGCAGCAGCCTGCTCGCCGAGGACGAGCCGCTGCCGACCGGCGAGGAGATCGGCCGGCAGTTCGAGCAGTTCCTGGCCGGCCTCGAGGGGCCCGACGAGACCGGGGGCGCCCCGTGA
- a CDS encoding SDR family NAD(P)-dependent oxidoreductase, protein MTIDSPTITDLISLTGRTAIVTGGAMGIGRGIVERLAEAGASVVVADADLRAAEATAEELAEQGRSVLAMYADVGDADDVHRLVADTIGWRGRVDVLVNNAGIFPSMPVLAMAPEDFDRVIRTNLRGVYLCSREAALRMRDQDSGGRIVNVTSIDALHPSSVGLAHYDASKHGAWGFTKNLALELAPHRIWVNAIAPGAIATPGVTTMQSAGATGGDPQAILEAFLARVPMARMGVPDDIARAALFLASDLASYLTGAQIVVDGGRLLS, encoded by the coding sequence ATGACCATCGACTCCCCCACCATCACCGACCTCATCAGCCTGACCGGGCGCACCGCGATCGTGACCGGCGGGGCGATGGGCATCGGGCGCGGCATCGTCGAGCGCCTCGCGGAGGCCGGGGCCTCGGTCGTCGTCGCCGACGCGGACCTCCGGGCCGCCGAGGCCACCGCCGAGGAGCTCGCCGAGCAGGGCCGCTCGGTGCTCGCCATGTACGCCGACGTCGGCGACGCCGACGACGTCCACCGCCTGGTCGCCGACACCATCGGATGGCGCGGTCGCGTCGACGTCCTCGTCAACAACGCCGGCATCTTCCCGAGCATGCCGGTGCTCGCCATGGCGCCCGAGGACTTCGACCGGGTCATCCGCACCAACCTGCGCGGCGTCTACCTCTGCTCACGGGAGGCGGCGCTGCGGATGCGTGACCAGGACTCGGGCGGGCGGATCGTCAACGTGACCTCCATCGACGCCCTGCACCCGTCCTCCGTCGGTCTGGCCCACTACGACGCCTCGAAGCACGGCGCCTGGGGCTTCACCAAGAACCTGGCCCTCGAGCTCGCTCCGCACCGCATCTGGGTCAACGCCATCGCGCCCGGGGCGATCGCGACACCCGGCGTCACCACGATGCAGTCGGCCGGCGCCACCGGCGGCGACCCCCAGGCGATCCTCGAGGCCTTCCTCGCCCGGGTGCCGATGGCGCGGATGGGCGTGCCCGACGACATCGCGCGGGCCGCGCTGTTCCTCGCGAGCGACCTCGCGTCGTACCTCACCGGCGCCCAGATCGTCGTGGACGGCGGCCGCCTGCTCTCCTGA
- a CDS encoding universal stress protein, which translates to MTDHLPRIVVGYDGSASAGAALDWAAEWAELQADEPHEVRAVIVGTAMDPVLGGYRARNDDLLERWRSEAEQRLAGTDTAPGQARERVEVRHGPVVPELLRAAEQAAMLVVGSDGHGLATGTLTGSVSQHVARHAGCPVVVVRPRRSTVANRIVVGIDESPEAGRALRFACRRAQRTGESVIAVHGCFSVLAHVLTFDGAESELAARSLAAGERLVQEVCAARAPDFPDVEIEPEAIPVRPGQVLVDASRAASLVVVGSRGRDAFAELLLGSVSQHVLHHAHCPVAIVR; encoded by the coding sequence ATGACCGACCACCTTCCCCGCATCGTCGTCGGGTACGACGGATCCGCGAGCGCCGGAGCCGCCCTGGACTGGGCCGCCGAGTGGGCCGAGCTGCAGGCGGACGAGCCGCACGAGGTCCGGGCCGTGATCGTCGGGACCGCCATGGATCCGGTCCTCGGCGGCTACCGCGCCAGGAACGACGACCTCCTCGAGCGGTGGCGCTCGGAGGCCGAGCAGCGCCTCGCGGGGACCGACACCGCCCCCGGGCAGGCCCGGGAGCGGGTCGAGGTGCGCCACGGGCCGGTCGTCCCCGAGCTCCTGCGCGCCGCGGAGCAGGCGGCGATGCTCGTCGTCGGGAGCGACGGGCACGGCCTCGCGACCGGCACCCTCACCGGGTCGGTCAGCCAGCACGTCGCCCGCCACGCCGGCTGCCCGGTGGTGGTCGTGCGGCCCCGGCGCTCCACGGTCGCGAACCGGATCGTGGTGGGGATCGACGAGTCGCCCGAGGCCGGGCGAGCGCTGCGGTTCGCCTGCCGGCGGGCGCAGCGCACCGGCGAGAGCGTGATCGCCGTCCACGGCTGCTTCTCGGTCCTGGCCCACGTCCTCACCTTCGACGGCGCCGAGTCGGAGCTGGCCGCGCGGAGCCTGGCCGCCGGCGAGCGGCTCGTGCAAGAGGTCTGCGCCGCGAGGGCGCCCGACTTCCCCGATGTCGAGATCGAGCCCGAGGCGATCCCCGTCCGCCCGGGGCAGGTCCTCGTCGACGCCAGCCGGGCGGCGTCCCTCGTGGTCGTCGGCTCGCGGGGCCGCGACGCCTTCGCGGAGCTGCTGCTGGGCTCGGTGAGCCAGCACGTGCTGCACCACGCCCACTGCCCCGTGGCGATCGTCCGATGA